A genomic window from Microvirga sp. TS319 includes:
- a CDS encoding sigma-54-dependent transcriptional regulator — MPLHRFFADDIRALRLGTDGFEAGSERERTARLADRAARSALPVLIETEAGSGATALARAIHESGERKTRSFIAFRTTEALSGRETQEAALLRHMREARGGTLFIEDVGRLSRQAQERLAESLFRQDAGPRTGRRLDLRLIASAGFDLSENVREGRFREDLYYRLQTMPLALLPLRGQRDVIAEWAVLFARRFASDEGKTIRGLSTDALSLLSRYDWPGNLQQLENAVYRAVILADGAFLTPSEFPQIAVQVEGFRIDIPPLPAVRALAPLRAKEPGAKHDPHALSLIRESGDMLTLAELEERAIRFALAHYQGHMSAISRHLGIGRSTLYRKLKELGLNDAAA, encoded by the coding sequence ATGCCTCTTCACCGCTTCTTCGCAGACGATATCCGGGCTCTTCGCCTGGGCACGGACGGCTTCGAAGCCGGCTCCGAACGGGAAAGAACTGCGCGTCTCGCGGATCGCGCGGCCCGCTCGGCCTTGCCCGTCCTGATCGAGACGGAGGCCGGCAGCGGCGCCACGGCCCTGGCCAGAGCGATCCATGAGAGCGGCGAGCGCAAGACCCGCTCCTTCATCGCCTTTCGAACGACCGAAGCCCTGTCCGGCCGGGAAACCCAGGAAGCGGCCCTCCTGCGCCACATGAGGGAGGCCCGCGGCGGCACGCTGTTCATCGAGGATGTCGGACGCCTGTCGAGACAGGCGCAGGAGCGCCTGGCCGAATCGCTGTTCCGGCAGGACGCGGGGCCGCGTACAGGCCGGCGCCTGGATCTCCGTCTCATCGCCAGCGCCGGTTTCGATCTGTCGGAGAATGTCCGCGAGGGGCGCTTCAGGGAGGATCTCTATTATCGCCTCCAGACCATGCCTCTCGCCCTGCTCCCTTTGAGAGGCCAGAGAGACGTCATCGCCGAATGGGCGGTTCTCTTCGCTCGGCGCTTTGCCTCGGACGAGGGCAAGACGATCCGAGGTTTGTCCACGGACGCCCTGTCCCTGCTTTCCCGCTATGACTGGCCGGGCAATCTCCAGCAGCTGGAAAATGCGGTCTATCGCGCCGTGATCCTCGCGGATGGCGCTTTCCTGACGCCGAGCGAGTTCCCGCAGATCGCAGTCCAAGTGGAAGGCTTCCGCATCGACATCCCGCCGCTTCCGGCCGTGCGGGCCTTGGCCCCCCTTCGCGCGAAGGAACCCGGCGCAAAGCACGATCCGCACGCGCTTTCACTCATTCGTGAAAGCGGAGACATGCTGACGCTGGCGGAGCTGGAAGAGCGCGCGATCCGCTTTGCTCTCGCGCATTATCAAGGACATATGTCGGCCATTTCCCGTCATCTCGGAATCGGGCGCTCGACGCTTTACCGAAAATTGAAGGAACTCGGCCTAAACGATGCAGCCGCATGA
- a CDS encoding murein L,D-transpeptidase, with translation MRDLRKTALWLGLIGSASFLSLSAMAQTATNDSPGASEPVLAQSPAEPSFHDVIAEPALGQEKATDHAIPLPEPAPVVIETADRKPEPAIDIPLPEAAPVTALMQQDMLRLTVEGLLGDEAATRDLRLSAKEREGLRAFYAQAQRPLAWASDGAFTQEAMGAIARLKAADEDGLDPTDYPVPDVKLRKEAAPSQWAEADLKLSASVIRYARDARGGRIEPSRLSPLVTPVLALPGADEVLGKVAFAKDANAALASYNPPHAGYRALKEKLAELRASHPSQPSVHVPKGPALRVGMKDPRVPLIRARFNLNEDDDNRNVYDKRLSTAVAAFQKEKGLQGNGILTAQTVAALSGPSLAQREANLIANMERWRWLPEDLGKRHIMVNVPEFRLQLVDSGKVAHETRVIVGKEQSQTPIFSENMKYLVVNPSWTIPPSIMKKEILPGLANDPDYAAKRGYTVIRKGGRLIVQQPPGERNALGFVKFMFPNKHAVYLHDTPNRNLFTAAKRAFSHGCVRVEKPFELAEFIMGEDSKWDEKKLRSLIGKGERTVFLPKPLPVHLAYFTLAVDEKGSLKSYTDLYGLDQKVRAALNLAQ, from the coding sequence ATGCGTGACTTGCGCAAGACGGCGTTGTGGCTTGGGCTGATCGGATCGGCCTCGTTCTTGTCCCTTTCCGCGATGGCGCAGACTGCGACGAACGATTCACCGGGCGCATCCGAGCCCGTCCTTGCGCAAAGCCCCGCCGAACCGTCGTTCCATGATGTGATCGCCGAACCTGCCCTGGGGCAGGAGAAGGCCACCGACCATGCGATTCCCCTGCCCGAGCCCGCACCGGTCGTCATCGAAACTGCGGATCGCAAGCCCGAACCGGCCATCGACATTCCTCTGCCGGAGGCCGCTCCCGTTACGGCACTCATGCAGCAGGACATGCTGCGCCTGACGGTCGAAGGCCTGCTCGGGGACGAGGCCGCGACGCGCGACCTTCGGCTCTCCGCGAAAGAGCGCGAGGGGTTGCGGGCCTTCTATGCGCAAGCCCAACGTCCTCTCGCCTGGGCCTCGGACGGCGCCTTCACGCAGGAGGCCATGGGAGCCATCGCACGGCTGAAGGCTGCGGACGAGGACGGATTGGATCCGACCGACTATCCTGTGCCCGACGTGAAACTGCGCAAGGAAGCCGCGCCCAGCCAATGGGCCGAAGCCGATCTGAAGCTCTCGGCCTCCGTGATCCGCTATGCCCGCGATGCGCGCGGCGGGCGTATCGAGCCGTCCCGCCTTTCGCCTCTGGTCACGCCGGTTCTGGCCCTTCCCGGGGCCGACGAGGTCCTCGGAAAAGTCGCCTTCGCGAAGGATGCGAATGCGGCGCTCGCCTCGTACAACCCGCCGCATGCCGGTTACCGCGCCCTGAAGGAGAAGCTCGCGGAACTACGGGCCAGCCATCCATCCCAGCCCAGCGTGCACGTGCCCAAGGGGCCCGCGTTGCGCGTGGGCATGAAGGATCCGCGGGTCCCGCTGATCCGCGCGCGCTTCAATCTCAACGAGGACGACGACAACCGGAACGTCTACGACAAGCGTCTCTCCACGGCGGTCGCGGCGTTCCAGAAGGAAAAGGGTCTCCAAGGCAACGGCATCCTCACCGCGCAGACGGTGGCTGCCCTCTCCGGCCCCTCGCTGGCTCAGCGCGAGGCCAATCTCATCGCCAATATGGAGCGCTGGCGCTGGCTGCCGGAGGATCTCGGCAAGCGCCACATCATGGTGAACGTGCCCGAATTCCGTCTGCAGCTCGTGGATAGCGGCAAGGTCGCCCACGAGACCCGCGTGATCGTCGGCAAGGAGCAGTCGCAGACCCCGATCTTCTCCGAGAACATGAAATACCTCGTGGTTAATCCGTCCTGGACAATCCCGCCGTCCATCATGAAGAAGGAGATCCTGCCCGGTCTCGCCAACGATCCGGATTACGCGGCCAAGAGGGGATACACCGTCATCCGCAAGGGAGGCCGCCTCATCGTCCAGCAGCCCCCAGGCGAACGCAATGCGCTGGGATTCGTGAAGTTCATGTTCCCGAACAAACATGCGGTCTATCTGCACGACACGCCCAACCGCAATCTCTTCACGGCCGCCAAGCGCGCCTTCAGCCATGGCTGCGTGCGTGTGGAAAAGCCCTTCGAGCTCGCGGAGTTCATCATGGGCGAGGACAGCAAGTGGGATGAGAAAAAACTACGCAGCCTGATCGGCAAGGGAGAGCGCACGGTGTTCCTGCCGAAGCCTCTTCCGGTGCATCTGGCCTATTTCACCCTTGCGGTCGACGAAAAGGGATCCCTCAAATCCTATACCGATCTCTACGGCCTCGACCAGAAGGTCCGGGCGGCGCTGAATCTCGCCCAATAG
- a CDS encoding M3 family oligoendopeptidase, whose protein sequence is MSQKVSSVHQTSSTGAVQVDLGSLPEWNLSHLYPGMDSEAFKSDLARAEAECKAFAGDYRGRLDSMTRGEDAPQVLTDVIKRYEALEDLLGRIMSYAGLVYSGDTTDPVRAKFYGDTQERLTTASTELLFFGLELNRIDDEVLDKAVAQAPLSHYKPWIEDLRKDKPYQLDDKIEQLFHEKSVTGRSAWNRLFDETIASLRFTVRGEELPIEPTLNKLQDPDESVRKDASDALAKTFKANLRTFTLITNTLAKDKEISDRWRGFQDVADSRHLANRVEREVVDALVAAVREAYPRLSHRYYALKAKWFGKDKLDHWDRNAPLPKVEQRTIPWGEARDTVLSAYSAFSPRMADIARRFFDEGWIDAPTRPGKAPGAFAHPTVPSAHPYVLLNYQGKPRDVMTLAHELGHGVHQVLAAPNGALMAPTPLTLAETASVFGEMLTFRRLLDQTTDPVQRKAMLAAKVEDMINTVVRQIAFYSFERKVHVERRNGELTADSLCDLWMSVQDESLGPAIRLGPGYESFWTYIPHFIHSPFYVYAYAFGDCLVNSLYGIYEHSNEGFVDRYFALLSAGGSKPYTELLAPFGLDARDPSFWQIGLAMIERLIGELEAMEKTA, encoded by the coding sequence ATGTCCCAGAAAGTTTCTTCCGTGCACCAGACATCCTCTACCGGCGCCGTTCAGGTCGATCTCGGCTCGCTCCCAGAGTGGAACCTGTCCCATCTCTATCCGGGCATGGACAGCGAGGCGTTCAAGAGCGATCTCGCCAGGGCGGAGGCCGAGTGCAAGGCCTTCGCCGGGGATTATCGCGGCAGGCTCGACTCCATGACGCGGGGCGAGGACGCTCCCCAGGTCCTGACGGACGTGATCAAGCGCTACGAGGCGCTGGAGGATCTTCTCGGCCGCATCATGTCCTATGCCGGCCTCGTCTATTCCGGCGACACCACCGATCCGGTCCGCGCGAAGTTCTACGGCGACACGCAGGAGCGTCTCACCACGGCCTCCACGGAACTTCTGTTCTTCGGACTCGAACTCAACCGCATCGACGACGAGGTGCTGGACAAGGCCGTGGCCCAGGCGCCTCTCTCGCACTACAAGCCCTGGATCGAGGATCTGCGCAAGGACAAGCCCTACCAGCTCGACGACAAGATCGAGCAGCTTTTCCACGAAAAGTCCGTGACCGGGCGCTCGGCCTGGAACCGGCTGTTCGACGAGACCATCGCGTCCTTGCGCTTCACCGTGCGCGGCGAGGAACTGCCCATCGAGCCGACCCTCAACAAGCTGCAGGACCCGGACGAGAGCGTGCGCAAGGATGCCTCCGACGCGCTCGCCAAGACTTTCAAGGCGAACCTGCGGACCTTCACGCTGATCACGAACACCCTCGCCAAGGACAAGGAAATCTCGGACCGCTGGCGCGGCTTCCAGGACGTGGCGGATTCGCGCCACCTCGCCAACCGCGTCGAGCGCGAGGTGGTGGATGCGCTGGTCGCCGCCGTCCGCGAGGCCTATCCGCGTCTGTCGCACCGCTACTACGCGCTGAAAGCCAAGTGGTTCGGCAAGGACAAGCTCGACCATTGGGACCGCAACGCGCCGCTGCCGAAGGTCGAGCAGCGCACCATTCCCTGGGGCGAGGCGCGCGACACCGTGCTCTCGGCCTATTCCGCCTTCTCGCCGAGGATGGCCGACATCGCACGCCGCTTCTTCGACGAGGGCTGGATCGACGCCCCGACCCGCCCCGGCAAGGCGCCCGGCGCCTTCGCGCACCCGACCGTTCCGTCGGCCCACCCCTATGTGCTGCTCAACTACCAGGGCAAGCCGCGCGATGTGATGACGCTCGCCCATGAACTGGGCCACGGCGTCCATCAGGTGCTCGCCGCCCCCAACGGAGCCCTGATGGCGCCGACGCCGCTGACGCTTGCGGAAACCGCGAGCGTGTTCGGCGAGATGCTCACCTTCCGTCGCCTGCTCGATCAGACCACGGATCCTGTGCAGCGCAAGGCCATGCTGGCCGCCAAGGTCGAGGACATGATCAACACCGTGGTGCGCCAGATCGCCTTCTATTCCTTCGAGCGCAAGGTGCATGTGGAGCGCCGCAACGGCGAGCTGACGGCCGATAGTCTCTGCGATCTCTGGATGTCGGTGCAGGACGAATCGCTCGGTCCCGCAATCCGCCTCGGCCCGGGCTACGAGTCCTTCTGGACCTATATCCCGCACTTCATCCATTCGCCGTTCTACGTCTATGCCTATGCCTTTGGCGATTGCCTGGTGAATTCGCTCTACGGTATCTACGAGCACTCGAACGAGGGCTTCGTGGATCGCTATTTCGCGCTGCTTTCGGCGGGCGGCTCCAAGCCCTATACGGAGCTTCTCGCTCCGTTCGGGCTCGATGCCCGCGATCCCTCCTTCTGGCAGATCGGCCTGGCCATGATCGAGCGCCTGATCGGCGAGCTGGAGGCCATGGAAAAGACGGCTTGA
- a CDS encoding PAS domain S-box protein: MDALFNQATVGLAECDLSGRILRANDYFCAMLARSRDELIGHPLGDIVHPDDLPRTEALLAGLLKEDRYEVEKRYLRPDGSVVWTRTAANLIRDESGRPDKALAVCIDISTNKLQEQHLRESEERFRLLANSVPALVWITDPEGGITYTSELWTRYTGLPPHEALGQGWLKSIHPDDVAETLRLWEEVRARGIRYETEIRYLCHDGAYRWHVVRANPYRHSATGEILAWFGSSTDIHERKVTEATLRESEQRLRATYEQAAIGIGEVDADGRFIRVNERLCAISGYGRGELLSMTLEDITYPEDRGSELEMFRKQMSGDITSYSIEKRLVHRNGNPVWIGVSASRVDDLEGRPLYGIRVIRDISARKRAEQSQSLLINELNHRVKNTLTTVQSIARQTLHNARTPEQAAEDLESRLLALSRAHDVLTRENWEGARFSDIVAQAIAPYLNRGKGRFQVTGPETRLTPQQALALAMALQELATNAAKYGSLSNDEGIVTIGWYLAEAPDGLHLHLTWRESGGPPVEPPTRRGFGTRLIERSLARELDGTMKIDFLPRGVVFTADIPGMGD; encoded by the coding sequence GTGGACGCGCTCTTCAACCAGGCGACGGTCGGCCTCGCCGAGTGCGATTTGAGCGGCCGCATTCTGCGGGCGAACGATTACTTCTGCGCCATGCTTGCGCGCAGCCGCGACGAGTTGATCGGGCACCCCCTCGGGGACATCGTGCATCCCGACGACCTTCCGCGCACGGAGGCCCTTCTTGCCGGTCTCCTGAAGGAGGATCGCTACGAGGTCGAAAAGCGCTACCTCCGGCCCGACGGCTCCGTCGTGTGGACCCGAACCGCCGCAAACCTGATCCGCGACGAGAGCGGCCGGCCGGACAAAGCGCTCGCCGTCTGCATCGACATATCGACGAACAAGCTCCAGGAGCAGCATCTGCGCGAGAGCGAAGAGAGATTCCGCCTGCTGGCGAATTCGGTGCCGGCCCTCGTGTGGATCACCGATCCCGAAGGCGGGATCACCTATACCAGCGAACTCTGGACCCGATATACGGGGCTCCCCCCGCATGAGGCCCTCGGGCAGGGCTGGCTCAAGTCGATCCATCCCGACGATGTCGCGGAAACGCTTCGGCTCTGGGAGGAGGTTCGCGCACGCGGCATTCGCTATGAAACGGAAATTCGCTACCTCTGCCACGACGGCGCCTATCGCTGGCATGTCGTGCGCGCCAACCCGTATCGTCACTCCGCGACCGGCGAGATTCTGGCCTGGTTCGGCAGCTCTACGGATATCCACGAGCGCAAAGTGACGGAGGCGACGCTGCGCGAGAGCGAGCAAAGGCTTCGCGCCACCTACGAGCAGGCGGCCATCGGGATAGGCGAAGTTGACGCCGACGGCCGGTTCATCCGGGTCAACGAGCGGCTTTGCGCCATCAGCGGCTACGGCCGTGGCGAGCTGCTTTCCATGACCCTGGAGGACATCACGTATCCCGAGGATCGGGGCTCAGAGCTCGAGATGTTCCGCAAGCAGATGTCCGGTGACATCACCAGCTATTCCATCGAGAAGCGCCTCGTTCACAGGAACGGGAATCCCGTGTGGATCGGGGTTTCCGCATCCCGCGTTGACGACCTGGAGGGGCGTCCCCTCTACGGCATTCGCGTCATTCGGGACATCTCGGCGCGAAAGCGTGCCGAACAAAGCCAGAGCCTGCTCATCAACGAGCTGAACCATCGCGTGAAGAACACCCTGACGACGGTCCAATCCATCGCGCGTCAGACCCTGCACAATGCCCGCACGCCCGAACAGGCCGCCGAGGACCTGGAAAGTCGGCTCCTGGCCCTGTCCCGCGCTCATGACGTCCTGACGCGCGAGAACTGGGAAGGCGCGCGCTTCTCGGACATCGTCGCGCAGGCAATCGCCCCATATCTGAACCGCGGCAAGGGCCGTTTTCAGGTGACGGGGCCGGAAACGCGCCTGACGCCGCAACAGGCGCTGGCCCTCGCCATGGCTCTCCAGGAGCTCGCAACGAATGCCGCCAAATACGGCTCTCTCTCGAACGACGAGGGAATCGTGACGATCGGGTGGTACCTCGCGGAAGCGCCGGACGGGTTGCACCTGCATCTCACCTGGAGGGAAAGCGGCGGTCCGCCCGTCGAGCCTCCCACCCGGCGGGGCTTCGGAACGCGCCTCATCGAGCGCAGTCTCGCGCGTGAGCTCGACGGCACGATGAAGATCGACTTCCTGCCGAGGGGAGTCGTCTTCACGGCGGATATTCCGGGCATGGGCGACTAG
- a CDS encoding urea carboxylase-associated family protein translates to MKRARNEVTEPQDAGERRAVPPVICYPVDTLPRPNLSAYQAAREGWEKMDEVIVPPREARCFSVPAGSFFRIVSIEGPQVGDLNLWAAEDLDERFFSGKTRALHGTHLSTGDQLWSCLPYLRPMATITHDTLDWYGFDAFGGSVHDVIGTRCDPYTHKLLSGHEYHHCCHSNLTRALADRTGRPREAAEPAVHDVLNVFMCTGFTRDTGQYFMKASPVRPGDYLEFFAEIDLLGALSACPGGDCSAEHSSDTAVCHPLLVEIYKPKAAPAGWISPPHNGYSRKHGD, encoded by the coding sequence ATGAAGAGAGCGCGCAACGAAGTCACGGAGCCTCAGGACGCCGGGGAGCGTCGGGCGGTTCCTCCGGTCATCTGCTATCCGGTCGATACGCTTCCCCGCCCGAACCTCTCCGCCTATCAGGCGGCCCGCGAAGGCTGGGAAAAGATGGACGAGGTGATCGTACCGCCGCGTGAGGCGCGCTGCTTCTCCGTGCCGGCCGGCTCCTTCTTTCGGATCGTGAGCATCGAAGGGCCGCAGGTCGGCGACTTGAACCTGTGGGCGGCAGAAGACCTCGACGAGCGCTTTTTCTCGGGCAAGACCCGCGCGCTTCACGGCACGCACCTGTCCACCGGGGACCAGCTCTGGTCCTGTCTGCCTTATCTTCGACCCATGGCGACGATCACGCATGATACGCTCGACTGGTACGGCTTCGATGCATTCGGCGGCTCCGTGCACGACGTGATCGGAACGCGTTGCGATCCCTACACGCACAAGCTCCTCTCGGGTCACGAATATCATCATTGCTGTCACTCGAACCTCACGCGCGCTCTCGCCGACCGGACAGGCCGCCCGCGCGAGGCCGCGGAGCCTGCGGTCCATGACGTGCTCAACGTCTTCATGTGCACGGGTTTCACCCGCGATACGGGTCAGTACTTCATGAAGGCAAGCCCCGTGCGTCCGGGCGATTACCTGGAGTTCTTCGCGGAGATCGATCTTCTCGGCGCCTTGTCGGCCTGTCCCGGCGGCGATTGCAGCGCGGAGCATTCCAGCGATACGGCGGTCTGTCACCCGCTGCTCGTCGAGATATACAAGCCGAAGGCTGCGCCCGCGGGATGGATCTCTCCGCCGCATAACGGTTACAGCCGCAAGCACGGCGACTGA
- a CDS encoding ABC1 kinase family protein: protein MGDRDNEANRFTARAARYARVGANMGGVAARMAGARLFGGDARDASSAAALAQALGGLKGPIMKVAQLLATIPDLIPPEYAAELQKLQSEAPPMGAAFVKRRMQAELGPQWQSRFGSFDLNPAAAASLGQVHRATTKDGEKLACKLQYPDMQSAVEADLKQLEFVFALHRRMDPAIDTREIAQEIGERVREELDYEREAKHASLYAEALADVEDVRVPKVHPELSTRRLLSLQWLEGEKILQFTESPVETRNRLAIAMFKAWWHPFSHAAVIHGDPHLGNYTVFSDGGEARGINLLDYGCIRIFHPRFVGGVVDLYRGLQTDDRARIVHAYETWGFRSLSNELIDILNIWARFIYAPLLDDRVRTVADGVKPGEYGRRQAFEVHKALKEKGPVTVPREFVFMDRAAVGLGAVFLHLKAELNYHRLFETEIERFSLEGLAQRQAEILAASGLPNPV from the coding sequence ATGGGTGATCGCGACAACGAAGCGAACCGCTTTACCGCCCGCGCCGCGCGCTATGCCCGCGTCGGCGCGAACATGGGCGGCGTGGCCGCGCGCATGGCCGGCGCGCGGCTCTTCGGCGGCGATGCGCGCGACGCCTCCAGCGCGGCGGCGCTCGCGCAGGCCTTGGGCGGGCTGAAAGGGCCGATCATGAAGGTGGCGCAGCTGCTCGCCACCATTCCCGATCTCATTCCGCCTGAATATGCCGCCGAACTGCAGAAGCTGCAGAGCGAAGCGCCGCCCATGGGGGCAGCTTTCGTGAAGCGGCGCATGCAGGCGGAGCTGGGGCCGCAATGGCAGAGCCGCTTCGGCTCCTTCGATCTCAACCCTGCCGCTGCGGCATCACTGGGCCAGGTTCACCGGGCGACCACGAAGGACGGCGAGAAGCTCGCCTGCAAGCTGCAGTATCCGGATATGCAATCGGCGGTCGAGGCCGACCTGAAGCAGCTCGAATTCGTCTTCGCCCTGCACCGGCGCATGGATCCCGCCATCGACACCCGTGAAATCGCCCAGGAGATCGGCGAGCGGGTACGCGAGGAGCTCGATTACGAGCGCGAGGCCAAGCATGCATCGCTCTATGCCGAGGCGCTGGCGGATGTGGAGGATGTGCGCGTGCCTAAGGTGCACCCCGAACTCTCCACGCGGCGACTCCTGTCGCTGCAATGGCTGGAAGGCGAGAAGATCCTGCAGTTCACGGAAAGCCCGGTCGAGACCCGCAACCGGCTGGCCATCGCCATGTTCAAGGCCTGGTGGCACCCCTTCAGCCATGCCGCCGTGATCCACGGCGATCCGCATCTGGGCAATTACACGGTGTTCTCCGACGGAGGCGAGGCGAGGGGCATCAACCTGCTCGATTACGGCTGCATCCGCATCTTCCACCCGCGCTTCGTCGGCGGGGTGGTCGATCTCTACCGGGGTCTCCAGACGGACGACCGCGCCAGGATCGTCCATGCCTACGAGACCTGGGGCTTCCGGAGCCTCTCGAACGAGCTGATCGACATCCTCAACATCTGGGCCCGCTTCATCTACGCGCCGCTGCTGGACGACCGGGTCCGCACGGTCGCCGATGGGGTGAAGCCCGGAGAATACGGCCGCCGGCAGGCCTTCGAGGTGCACAAGGCCCTGAAGGAGAAGGGCCCCGTCACGGTGCCGCGCGAATTCGTCTTCATGGACCGGGCGGCGGTGGGGCTCGGCGCCGTCTTCCTGCACCTCAAGGCCGAGCTGAACTACCACCGGCTCTTCGAGACCGAGATCGAGCGCTTCTCGCTTGAGGGGCTGGCGCAGCGCCAGGCCGAGATCCTGG
- a CDS encoding DUF882 domain-containing protein, protein MKVLRSDGMVRRTCIGLAAFLAVMVGGVRGTQDAIANGDTRTLTFYHNNTKETLTVTFRRNGQYDSAALQQLNWFLRDWRRDEATRMDPRLFDTVWEVYREVGSSAPVRVNSAYRSPQTNAMLRRRSSVVAKNSQHMQGKALDFYLPDIPADRLRAVGMKLQRGGVGYYPNAYTPFVHLDVGSVRAWPRMTRDQLVRIFPDGKTVHIPTDGRPLPGYDLARAEVLAGGGTVAGYSTYADAEEAIAAQQPRRKSFWATLFGLGDDEAEDVEEIRTASRPSSTLMASRSAPGNYYADDRNSSPIAALRQYEDRNAPVARQAPVAVAQARPEPPAAPAVVAAMAPALREDLSPPAAAPLPPTRISGLPSTVQTESGPTLAWQQGPGVQSDMSIAKGMAFAPMPPRRPDADTAAADDVAETTALAYAPLPPARPGSLAATNPIPVLSELRGPAGTTVASSAPLPPPRPERAIVVASASPVDIPVTGSTPKTPVKAPQKDTKASQVPASAVALPEVKAPAAKKPQKPATALSALMSAEPSVAMGFSNKPIGDLATNKFTGPAVKPLPVVR, encoded by the coding sequence GTGAAAGTATTGCGTTCCGACGGCATGGTGCGCCGCACCTGCATTGGTCTTGCGGCCTTCCTGGCCGTCATGGTCGGGGGCGTGCGCGGCACGCAGGATGCCATCGCCAACGGCGATACGCGCACGCTGACCTTCTACCACAACAACACCAAGGAAACTCTGACCGTCACCTTCCGGCGCAACGGCCAGTACGATTCTGCCGCCCTGCAGCAGCTCAACTGGTTCCTGCGCGACTGGCGGCGGGACGAGGCGACCCGCATGGATCCGCGCTTGTTCGACACGGTGTGGGAGGTCTATCGCGAGGTGGGCTCGAGCGCACCGGTCCGCGTGAACTCGGCCTATCGCTCGCCTCAGACCAACGCCATGCTGCGCCGCCGCTCCAGCGTCGTGGCGAAGAACAGCCAGCATATGCAGGGCAAGGCCCTGGACTTCTATCTGCCGGACATTCCCGCCGATCGCCTTCGGGCCGTCGGCATGAAGCTCCAAAGGGGCGGCGTCGGCTATTATCCCAATGCCTACACGCCTTTCGTGCATCTCGACGTCGGCAGCGTGCGCGCCTGGCCACGCATGACGCGCGATCAGCTCGTGCGCATCTTCCCCGATGGCAAGACGGTGCATATCCCCACCGATGGCAGGCCCCTGCCCGGTTACGACCTCGCCAGGGCCGAAGTGCTCGCCGGCGGCGGCACGGTCGCAGGCTACAGCACCTATGCGGATGCCGAGGAAGCCATCGCGGCGCAGCAGCCGCGCCGCAAGAGCTTCTGGGCCACTCTCTTCGGGCTCGGCGACGACGAGGCGGAGGACGTGGAAGAAATCCGCACGGCGTCGCGCCCCAGCAGCACGCTCATGGCGTCCCGCAGCGCGCCCGGCAACTATTATGCGGATGACCGCAATTCATCACCCATCGCCGCCCTGCGCCAATACGAAGACAGGAATGCTCCGGTTGCGCGTCAGGCTCCCGTGGCCGTGGCGCAGGCCCGTCCCGAGCCTCCGGCCGCTCCGGCGGTGGTGGCCGCGATGGCGCCTGCCCTGCGTGAGGATCTGTCCCCGCCTGCGGCGGCGCCTCTGCCGCCGACCCGGATCAGCGGCCTGCCGAGCACGGTTCAGACCGAAAGCGGCCCGACCCTCGCTTGGCAGCAGGGACCGGGCGTCCAGAGCGACATGTCGATCGCCAAGGGCATGGCCTTCGCGCCGATGCCGCCGCGTCGCCCGGATGCGGATACGGCGGCTGCGGATGACGTCGCCGAGACCACCGCGCTTGCCTATGCGCCACTCCCGCCTGCACGTCCCGGCTCGCTCGCAGCCACGAACCCGATCCCGGTGCTGAGCGAACTGCGCGGCCCTGCGGGCACGACGGTGGCAAGCTCGGCCCCGCTCCCTCCGCCGCGCCCCGAGCGTGCGATCGTCGTCGCCTCCGCGAGCCCCGTCGACATCCCGGTCACGGGCTCGACTCCGAAGACCCCTGTCAAGGCTCCGCAAAAGGACACCAAGGCAAGCCAGGTTCCGGCGAGCGCGGTTGCCCTCCCGGAGGTCAAGGCTCCTGCCGCGAAGAAGCCGCAGAAGCCTGCCACGGCCCTGAGCGCCCTGATGTCCGCCGAGCCCAGCGTCGCGATGGGCTTCTCCAACAAGCCCATCGGGGATCTGGCGACGAACAAGTTCACGGGACCGGCGGTCAAGCCGCTGCCGGTGGTGAGATAA